A section of the Salmo trutta chromosome 4, fSalTru1.1, whole genome shotgun sequence genome encodes:
- the LOC115192342 gene encoding volume-regulated anion channel subunit LRRC8D has protein sequence MFTLTEVAALNDIQPTYRILKPWWDVFMDYLGVVMLMLAIFSGTMQLTKDQVVCLPVLEPAPEDPSSFTTPQPEVGSGSGSGSGNGGSRVTLAAAPLMINDLPDVHEIHFTQFGGVGQQPPPTGVRTNLDFQQYVFVNQMCYHVALPWYSKYFPYLALIHTIVLMVSSNFWFKYPKTSSKIEHFVGILGKCFESPWTTKALSETACEDSEENKQRLTGAHSLPKHFSTSSEEGSPNQSTPMLAKSGVKFTADKPVIEVPCMTILDKKDGEQAKALFEKVRKFRAHVEDSDLIYKLYVAQTVIKTVKFILILCYTMTFVASIDFDHVCEPDIKHLTGYSKFQCTHNMAFMLRKLLVSYISLVCIYGLICIYTLFWLFRRPLKEYSFEKVREESSFSDIPDVKNDFAFLLHMVDQYDQLYSKRFGVFLSEVSENKLREISLNHEWTFEKLRQHVTRNTQDKLELHLFMLSGLPDAVFDLTDLEILKLELIPEARITAKISQMINLQELHFYHCPAKVEQTAFSFLRDHLRCLHVKFTDVAEIPTWVYLLKSLRELYLVGNLNSENNKMIGLESLRDLRHLKILHLKSNLTKVPTNITDLSPHLIKLVVHNDGTKLLVLNSLKKMMNLAELELHNCELERIPHAIFSLTNLQELDLKSNNIRTIEEVISFQHLNRLICLKLWHNKIITIPLSISHVKNLESLYLSHNKLESLPVPLFNLLKLRYLDVSHNSIVVIPLEIGFMQNLQHFAITGNKVEVVPKQLFKCTKLKTLCLGHNCISVLPEKISNLGQLTNLELKGNCLDRLPAQLGQCHLLRRNCLMVEDHLFDSLPLDVKESINQEANVPFANGV, from the coding sequence ATGTTTACTCTCACAGAGGTAGCCGCCCTGAATGACATCCAGCCGACCTATCGAATCCTGAAACCATGGTGGGACGTCTTTATGGACTACCTGGGCGTCGTCATGCTGATGCTGGCCATATTTTCTGGAACCATGCAATTAACCAAAGACCAGGTGGTTTGCCTTCCCGTCCTGGAACCAGCTCCAGAGGACCCCAGCAGCTTCACAACACCGCAGCCAGAGGTTGGGTCTGGTTCTGGGTCAGGGTCAGGGAACGGAGGAAGTAGGGTGACTCTAGCCGCTGCGCCCCTAATGATTAACGATCTACCAGATGTTCATGAGATCCACTTCACACAGTTTGGTGGTGTTGGACAGCAGCCTCCGCCAACAGGTGTCAGGACAAACCTGGACTTTCAGCAGTATGTTTTTGTCAATCAGATGTGCTACCACGTTGCCCTGCCGTGGTACTCAAAATACTTCCCATACCTTGCTCTCATACACACCATCGTCCTCATGGTCAGCAGTAACTTTTGGTTCAAATATCCAAAGACTAGTTCGAAAATAGAGCATTTTGTGGGGATTCTGGGGAAGTGTTTTGAGTCTCCTTGGACAACAAAGGCATTGTCCGAGACGGCATGTGAGGACTCAGAGGAGAATAAGCAAAGGCTCACTGGTGCCCATTCCCtaccaaaacatttctcaacCAGCAGTGAAGAGGGAAGTCCTAACCAGTCCACCCCGATGCTGGCTAAATCTGGGGTCAAGTTTACTGCTGATAAGCCTGTTATTGAAGTCCCATGCATGACCATACTGGACAAGAAAGATGGAGAGCAGGCCAAGGCCTTGTTTGAAAAGGTTAGGAAGTTCCGTGCCCACGTGGAAGACAGTGATTTGATCTACAAGCTCTATGTTGCTCAAACTGTGATCAAAACCGTGAAGTTCATTTTGATCTTGTGTTACACAATGACATTTGTTGCTTCAATTGACTTTGACCATGTGTGTGAGCCTGACATAAAACATTTAACCGGATACTCTAAATTCCAATGCACACATAACATGGCATTCATGTTAAGGAAGCTGCTTGTCAGCTATATTTCCCTCGTCTGTATATATGGCCTCATCTGTATATACACTCTCTTCTGGCTGTTTCGACGACCTCTCAAGGAGTACTCTTTCGAGAAAGTCAGAGAGGAGAGTAGTTTCAGTGACATTCCTGACGTGAAGAACGACTTTGCGTTTCTCTTGCACATGGTCGATCAGTATGACCAGCTGTACTCAAAGCGTTTTGGTGTCTTCCTCTCTGAAGTCAGCGAGAATAAACTGCGAGAGATCAGCTTGAATCACGAGTGGACCTTTGAGAAACTGAGACAGCACGTAACCCGCAACACTCAGGACAAACTGGAGCTCCATCTCTTCATGCTGTCAGGTCTGCCAGATGCTGTCTTCGATCTGACCGATTTGGAGATCCTAAAGCTGGAGCTGATCCCAGAGGCCAGGATAACAGCCAAGATCTCCCAGATGATCAACCTTCAGGAGCTTCACTTCTATCACTGTCCTGCCAAAGTTGAGCAGACCGCGTTCAGTTTCCTTCGCGACCACCTCCGGTGCCTTCATGTCAAGTTTACCGACGTAGCTGAGATTCCCACCTGGGTGTACCTGTTGAAAAGTCTGCGGGAGCTGTACTTGGTCGGGAATCTGAATTCTGAAAACAACAAGATGATTGGTTTAGAATCTCTCAGAGACCTGAGACATCTGAAGATTTTGCATCTAAAAAGCAACTTGACGAAGGTCCCGACCAACATAACAGATCTCTCTCCACACCTGATCAAGCTGGTGGTACATAATGACGGTACTAAACTCCTGGTACTGAACAGTTTGAAAAAAATGATGAACCTAGCTGAACTGGAGCTTCACAATTGTGAACTGGAGAGGATTCCCCATGCTATTTTCAGTTTGACCAACCTGCAGGAGCTGGACCTGAAATCCAACAATATTCGCACCATTGAGGAAGTCATCAGCTTCCAGCACCTCAATAGGCTGATCTGCCTTAAACTGTGGCACAATAAAATCATCACCATTCCATTGTCCATAAGCCATGTCAAAAACCTTGAGTCCCTCTACCTTTCGCACAACAAACTCGAATCTCTGCCCGTACCTTTGTTTAACCTGCTGAAGCTGAGGTATCTGGACGTTAGCCACAACTCCATAGTGGTGATCCCTCTGGAGATCGGCTTCATGCAGAACCTCCAGCACTTTGCCATTACAGGAaacaaggtggaggtggtacccAAGCAGCTGTTCAAGTGCACCAAATTGAAGACACTATGTCTGGGACACAACTGTATCTCTGTCCTTCCAGAGAAGATTAGCAATCTGGGGCAGCTAACAAACCTGGAGCTTAAGGGAAACTGTCTGGACCGCCTGCCAGCACAGCTAGGCCAGTGTCATCTCCTCCGCAGGAACTGCCTGATGGTGGAGGACCACCTCTTTGACTCACTCCCCCTAGACGTCAAGGAGAGTATCAATCAGGAAGCCAACGTTCCCTTTGCTAATGGGGTGTGA